Proteins encoded by one window of Ictidomys tridecemlineatus isolate mIctTri1 chromosome 7, mIctTri1.hap1, whole genome shotgun sequence:
- the Speg gene encoding striated muscle preferentially expressed protein kinase isoform X12: MWAFFWEEQNLSAQQLPGEQGRAGEQASTQEREENPSSIPQSGLRREEPDLQPQQASEAPRPRPAPPPPSKSALLPPPSPRVGKRAPPGPSAQPPATPTSLHRRTQEPELPEDTTAEEKRGKKSKSSGPSLAGTTESRPQTPLSEASGRLSALGRSPRLVRAGSRILDKLQFFEERRRSLERSDSPPAPLRPWVPLRKARSLEQPKSVGDAAWGIPGASQEELQAPQGSVAERRRLFQQKAASLDERTRQRSPASDLELRFAQELGRIRRSTSREELVRSHESLRATLQRAPSPREPGEPPLFSRPSTPKTPRAVSPAATQPPPPSIVGKSVEEPGRPRSRGPLGRTEPGEGPQQEVRRRRDQFPLTRGRAIQECRSPVPPHNADLPEAQTKAPSGRKREPPAQAVRFLPWATPGLEGAAVPQTLEKNRAGPEAEKRLRRGPEEDGPWGAWDRRGPRSQGKGRRVRPTSPELESSDDSYVSAGEEPLEAPVFEIPLQNAVVAPGADVLLKCIITANPPPQVSWLKDGSTLHSEGRLLIRAEGERHTLLLREAQEADAGSYMATAINELGQASCAASLAVRPGGSTSPFSSPITSDEEYLSPPEEFPEPGETWPGTPTMQLSPSQNHRSSDAGSKAPPTFKVSLMDQSVREGQDVIMSIRVQGEPKPVVSWLRNRQPVRPDQRRFAEEAEGGLCRLRILAAERGDAGFYTCKAVNEYGARQCEARLEVRAHPESRSLAVLAPLQDVNVGAGEMALFECLVAGPADVEVDWLCRGRLLQPALLKCKMHFDGRKCKLLLTSVHEDDSGVYTCKLSTAKDELTCSARLTVRPSLAPLFTRLLEDVEVLEGRAARFDCKISGTPPPSVTWTHFGHPVEESENLRLRQEGGLHSLHIAHVGSEDEGLYAVSATNTHGQANCSAQLYVEEPRTAASSPSSKLEKMPSIPEEPEQGELERLSIPDFLRPLQDLEVGLAKEAMLECQVTGLPYPTISWFHNGHRIQSSDDRRMTQYRDVHHLVFPAVGPQHAGVYKSVIANKLGKAACYAHLYVTDVVPGPPDGAPQVVAVTGRMVTLTWNPPRSLDMAIDPDSLTYTVQHQVLGSDQWTALATGLREPRWAATGLRKGLQHVFRVLSTTGKSSSKPSPPSEPTQLLEHGPPLEEAPAVLDKPDIVYVVEGQPAHVTITFNHVEAQVVWRSCRGALLEARTGVYELSQPDDDQYSLRICRVSRRDVGSLTCTARNRHGTQACSVTLELAEAPRFESIMEDVEVGAGETARFAVVVEGKPLPDITWYKDEVLLAESNHVSFVYEENECSLVVLSTGTQDGGVYTCTARNLAGEVSCKAELAVHSAQTAMEVEGVGEDGEHRGRRLSDFYDIHQEIGRGAFSYLRRVVERSSGLEFAAKFIPSQAKPKASARREARLLARLQHDCIVYFHEAFERRRGLVIVTELCTEELLERMARKPTVCESEIRAYMRQVLEGICYLHQSQVLHLDVKPENLLVWDGADGEEQVRICDFGNAQELTPGEPQYCQYGTPEFVAPEIVNQSPVSGVTDIWPVGVIAFLCLTGISPFVGENDRTTLMNIRNYNVAFEETTFLSLSREARGFLIKVLVQDQMRPTAEETLEHPWFKTQAKGAEVSTDHLKLFLSRRRWQRSQISYKCHLVLRPIPELLRAPPERVWVAMPRRTPPSGGLSSSSDSEEEELEELPTVPRPLQPEFSGSRVSLTDIPTEDEALGTPEAGAATPMDWQELGRAPSQDQEVPSPQALPSPGQEPPAGSSPRRGELRRGSSAESALPRAGPREPGRGLHKAASVELPQRRSPSPGATRLARGGLGEGEYAQRLQALRQRLLRGGPEDGKVSGLRGPLLESLGGRARDPRMARAASSEAAPHHQPPPETRGLQKSSSFSQGEAEPRGRHRRAGAPLEIPVARLGARRLQESPSLSALSEAQPPSPARPSVPKPSIPKPKEPATATPGGSPQPSAPLPTPEKAPEPTPEPGRASRPAQLPVALQTPALPLTPYAQIMQSLQLAGHSQPLQSPPSPSSEPKPHAAVFARVASPPPGVPEKRLPSPRAPPVLVEKARVPTVPPRPGSSLSSSIENLESEAVFEAKFKRSRESPLSRGLRLLSRSRSEERGPFRGAEDEDGMYRPSPAGTPLELVRRPERSRSVQDLRAVGEPGLVRRLSLSLSQKLRRTPPSQRHPAWEARGGDGESSEGGSSARGSPVLAVRRRLSSTLERLSSRLQRSGSSEDSGGASGRSTPLFGRLRRATSEGESLRRLGIPHNQLASQAGATTPSAESLGSEASATSGSSAPGESRSRLRWGFSRTRKDKGLSQPNLSASIQEDLGHQYVPSESDFPPVFHIKLKDQVLLEGEAATLLCLPAACPAPRISWMKDKQSLQSEPSVVIVSCKDGRQLLSIPRVGKRHAGLYECSATNVLGSITSSCTVAVARVPGKLAPPEVPQTYQDTALVLWKPGDSRAPCTYTLERRVDGESTWHPVSSGIPDCYYNVTHLPIGVTVRFRVACANRAGQGPFSNPSEKVLVRGTQDSSARPSAAHQDAPVTSGPARAQPPDSPTSLTLTPAPPAPQSASFSPSAPLTPPSQAWSSLKAVGPPPQTPPRKHRGLQATQQPEPTLPSAQVTLSEPKSFVPDTGTGTPTSTPQAVKPASSSTPLYMVTSFVSAPPAPEPPAPEPPPELTKVTVRSLSPGKEVVSSPGGGPPRSPTPEGTTLRQGLPQKPYTFLEEKARGRFGVVRACRENATGRTFVAKIVPYAAEGKRQVLQEYEVLRTLHHERLMSLHEAYITPRYLVLIAESCGNRELLCGLSDRFRYSEDDVATYVVQLLQGLDYLHGRHVLHLDIKPDNLLLAPDNTLKIVDFGSAQPYNPQALRPLGHRTGTLEFMAPEMVKGEPIGSATDIWGAGVLTYIMLSGHSPFYEPDPKETEARIVGGRFDAFQLYPNTSQSATLFLRKVLSVHPWSRPSLQDCLAHPWLQDAYLMKLRRQTLTFTTNRLKEFLGEQRRRRAEAATHHKVLLRSYPGSP; this comes from the exons ATGTGGGCCTTTTTCTGGGAGGAACAGAACCTTTCCGCACAGCAGCTCCCGGGAGAGCAGGGAAGAGCAGGGGAGCAGGCGAGCAcccaggagagagaagagaaccCAAG CAGCATCCCTCAAAGTGGACTGCGCAGGGAGGAACCTGACCTTCAGCCTCAGCAGGCTAGTGAAGCCCCGCGCCCTCGCCCTGCCCCTCCGCCTCCTTCCAAGTCCGCGCTGCTCCCGCCACCATCCCCTAGGGTGGGTAAGAGGGCTCCACCAGGACCCAGCGCCCAGCCCCCAGCCACCCCCACATCGCTCCATCGGCGCACTCAAGAGCCTGAGCTACCGGAGGACACCACCGCGGAAGAGAAACGAGGCAAAAAGTCCAAGTCATCGGGGCCCTCGCTGGCGGGTACGACAGAGTCCCGGCCCCAGACGCCACTGAGTGAGGCCTCAGGTCGCCTGTCGGCGCTGGGCCGCTCACCGAGGTTGGTGCGAGCCGGCTCCCGCATCCTGGACAAGTTGCAGTTTTTTGAGGAGCGACGTCGCAGCCTGGAGCGCAGCGACTCGCCCCCAGCGCCCCTGCGGCCCTGGGTCCCCCTACGCAAGGCCCGCTCCCTGGAACAGCCCAAGTCCGTAGGCGACGCTGCGTGGGGCATACCTGGGGCCTCTCAGGAGGAGCTGCAGGCACCACAGGGCAGTGTGGCCGAGCGGCGCCGCCTGTTCCAGCAGAAGGCGGCCTCGCTGGACGAACGCACACGGCAGCGCAGCCCTGCCTCTGATCTGGAGCTGCGCTTCGCGCAGGAGCTGGGCCGCATACGCCGCTCCACTTCGCGGGAGGAACTGGTGCGCTCCCATGAGTCCCTGCGTGCCACCCTGCAGCGTGCCCCATCCCCTCGAGAGCCTGGAGAACCCCCACTCTTCTCCCGGCCCTCTACCCCCAAGACTCCACGGGCTGTGAGCCCTGCCGccacccagcctcctcctcccagtATTGTGGGCAAGTCTGTAGAAGAGCCTGGGAGGCCCAGAAGCCGTGGCCCTTTGGGCAGGACAGAGCCTGGGGAAGGCCCACAGCAGGAGGTTAGGCGGCGTAGGGATCAGTTCCCACTCACCCGGGGCAGAGCCATACAGGAGTGCAGGAGTCCTGTGCCGCCCCACAATGCTGATCTTCCGGAGGCCCAGACGAAAGCCCCCTCGGGTCGGAAGCGGGAGCCCCCAGCGCAGGCAGTGCGCTTTCTGCCCTGGGCCACACCGGGCCTGGAGGGCGCTGCTGTGCCCCAAACCTTGGAGAAGAACAGGGCAGGGCCTGAGGCCGAGAAGAGGCTGCGCAGAGGACCAGAGGAGGATGGTCCCTGGGGGGCTTGGGACCGAAGAGGACCCCGCAGCCAGGGCAAAGGTCGCAGGGTCCGACCCACCTCTCCTGAGCTCG AGTCTTCGGATGACTCTTATGTGTCTGCTGGAGAAGAGCCCCTGGAGGCCCCAGTGTTTGAGATTCCCCTGCAGAACGCGGTGGTGGCCCCAGGGGCTGATGTACTGCTTAAGTGTATCATCACCGccaaccccccaccccaag TGTCCTGGCTCAAGGATGGGTCCACGCTGCACAGTGAGGGCCGCCTTCTCATCCGGGCTGAGGGCGAGAGGCACACTCTGCTGCTcagggaggcccaggaggctgacGCGGGGAGCTATATGGCCACTGCCATCAACGAGCTGGGCCAGGCCAGCTGTGCTGCCTCACTGGCTGTGAGACCTG GTGGGTCCACATCCCCTTTCAGCAGTCCCATCACTTCTGACGAGGAGTACCTCAGTCCCCCAGAGGAGTTCCCAGAGCCTGGGGAGACCTGGCCCGGAACCCCCACCATGCAGCTCAGCCCCAGCCAGAACCACCGTTCTTCTGACGCTGGCTCCAAGGCACCCCCCACCTTCAAG GTCTCACTCATGGACCAGTCAGTACGAGAAGGCCAAGATGTCATCATGAGCATCCGTGTGCAGGGGGAGCCAAAGCCTGTGGTCTCCTG GCTAAGAAACCGCCAGCCTGTGCGCCCAGACCAGAGACGCTTTgcagaggaggctgagggagggctGTGCCGGCTGCGGATCCTGGCGGCCGAGCGGGGCGACGCTGGCTTCTACACCTGCAAAGCCGTCAATGAGTATGGCGCCCGGCAGTGTGAGGCCCGCCTGGAGGTCCGAG CACACCCTGAAAGCCGGTCCCTGGCCGTGCTGGCCCCCCTGCAGGACGTGAACGTGGGGGCCGGGGAGATGGCGCTGTTTGAGTGCCTGGTGGCAGGTCCTGCCGACGTGGAGGTGGACTGGCTGTGCCGTGGCCGCCTGCTGCAGCCTGCCCTGCTCAAATGCAAGATGCATTTCGATGGCCGCAAATGCAAGCTGCTGCTCACCTCTGTTCATGAGGACGACAGTGGTGTCTACACTTGCAAGCTCAGCACAGCCAAAG ATGAACTGACCTGCAGCGCCCGGCTGACCGTGCGGCCCTCACTGGCGCCCCTGTTCACCCGGCTGCTGGAAGACGTGGAGGTGCTAGAGGGCCGTGCTGCCCGCTTCGACTGCAAGATCAGCGGCACCCCACCACCGTCCGTTACCTGGACTCACTTTG GTCACCCTGTAGAGGAGAGTGAGAACTTGCGGCTGCGGCAGGAAGGAGGTCTGCACTCACTGCACATCGCCCATGTGGGCAGCGAGGATGAAGGGCTCTATGCAGTCAGTGCGACCAACACCCACGGCCAGGCTAACTGCTCGGCCCAGCTGTATGTGGAGGAGCCTCGGACAGCCGCCTCAAGCCCCAG CTCAAAGCTGGAGAAGATGCCGTCCATCCCTGAGGAGCCGGAACAGGGCGAGCTGGAGCGGCTGTCCATTCCTGACTTCCTGCGGCCACTGCAGGACCTGGAAGTGGGACTGGCCAAGGAGGCCATGCTAGAGTGCCAGGTGACTGGCCTGCCCTACCCCACCATCAGCTGGTTCCACAATGGCCACCGCATCCAGAGCAGTGACGACCGGCGCATGACACAGT ACAGGGATGTACATCACCTGGTGTTCCCTGCGGTGGGACCTCAGCATGCTGGCGTCTACAAGAGTGTCATCGCTAACAAGCTGGGCAAAGCTGCCTGCTATGCCCACCTCTATGTCACAG ATGTGGTTCCAGGTCCCCCAGATGGTGCCCCGCAGGTGGTGGCTGTGACGGGGAGGATGGTCACACTCACATGGAACCCCCCCAGGAGCCTGGACATGGCCATCG ACCCAGACTCCCTGACATACACGGTGCAGCACCAGGTGCTGGGCTCAGACCAGTGGACAGCGCTGGCCACAGGTCTGCGGGAGCCCAGGTGGGCGGCCACAGGGCTGCGGAAGGGGCTCCAGCATGTCTTCCGGGTCCTCAGCACCACCGGCAAGAGCAGCAGCAAGCCCTCACCCCCATCGGAGCCCACACAGCTGCTGGAGCATG GCCCACCCCTGGAGGAGGCCCCTGCTGTGCTGGACAAACCAGACATCGTGTATGTGGTAGAGGGACAGCCTGCCCATGTCACCATCACCTTCAACCATGTGGAGGCCCAGGTCGTCTGGAGGAG CTGCCGAGGGGCCCTCCTGGAGGCACGGACAGGTGTGTATGAGCTGAGCCAGCCGGATGATGACCAGTACTCTCTTCGGATCTGTCGGGTGAGCCGCCGGGACGTGGGGTCACTCACCTGTACTGCCCGCAACCGCCATGGCACACAGGCCTGCTCGGTCACACTGGAGCTGGCAG AGGCTCCCCGGTTTGAGTCCATCATGGAGGATGTGGAGGTTGGGGCTGGAGAAACTGCTCGCTTTGCTGTGGTGGTTGAGGGGAAACCTCTGCCAGACATCACATGGTACAAG GACGAGGTGCTGCTGGCTGAGAGCAACCATGTGAGCTTTGTATATGAAGAGAACGAGTGTTCCTTGGTGGTGCTCAGCACGGGGACCCAGGATGGGGGCGTCTACACCTGTACTGCCCGGAACCTGGCGGGGGAAGTCTCCTGCAAAGCAGAGTTGGCTGTGCACTCTG CTCAGACAGCTATGGAGGTCGAGGGGGTCGGGGAGGATGGAGAACATCGAGGAAGGAGACTCAGTGACTTTTATGACATTCACCAGGAGATTGGCAG GGGTGCCTTCTCCTACCTGCGGCGTGTGGTGGAACGCAGCTCTGGCCTGGAGTTTGCGGCCAAGTTCATCCCCAGCCAGGCAAAGCCCAAGGCATCAGCCCGGCGGGAAGCCCGGCTGCTGGCCCGGCTTCAGCACGATTGCATCGTCTACTTCCATGAGGCCTTCGAAAGGCGCCGGGGACTGGTCATtgtcactgagct CTGTACAGAGGAGCTGCTGGAGAGAATGGCCAGGAAACCCACCGTGTGTGAGTCTGAG ATCCGGGCCTACATGCGCCAGGTACTAGAGGGAATATGCTACCTGCATCAGAGCCAGGTGCTGCACCTCGATgtcaag CCTGAGAACCTGCTGGTGTGGGACGGTGCAGACGGCGAAGAGCAGGTGCGCATCTGTGATTTTGGGAATGCCCAGGAGCTGACTCCAGGAGAGCCCCAGTACTGCCAGTATGGCACACCTGAGTTCGTAGCTCCCGAGATCGTCAACCAGAGCCCTGTGTCTGGAGTCACTGACATCTG GCCTGTGGGCGTCATTGCCTTCCTTTG TCTGACCGGAATCTCCCCGTTTGTTGGAGAGAACGATCGGACAACACTGATGAACATCCGAAACTACAATGTGGCCTTTGAGGAGACCACATTCCTGAGCTTGAGCAGAGAGGCCCGGGGCTTCCTCATCAAAGTGCTGGTGCAGGACCAGAT GAGACCTACTGCAGAGGAGACTCTAGAACATCCTTGGTTCAAA ACACAGGCAAAGGGAGCCGAGGTGAGCACAGATCACCTGAAGCTCTTCCTGTCACGTCGGAGGTGGCAG CGCTCACAGATCAGTTACAAATGCCACCTGGTGCTGCGCCCCATCCCAGAGTTGCTGCGGGCGCCCCCAGAGAGGGTGTGGGTGGCCATGCCCAGAAGAACACCCCCCAGTGGGGGGCTCTCATCCTCCTCGGACTCGGAAGAGGAAGAGCTGGAGGAGTTGCCCACTGTTCCCCGCCCCCTGCAGCCGGAGTTCTCTGGCTCCAGGGTGTCCCTCACAGACATTCCCACTGAGGATGAGGCCCTGGGAACCCCAGAGGCTGGTGCTGCCACTCCCATGGATTGGCAAGAGCTGGGAAGGGCTCCCTCTCAGGACCAGGAGGTTCCCAGCCCCCaggccctcccctctccaggccAGGAGCCCCCAGCTGGGTCCAGTCCCAGGCGGGGAGAGCTCCGCAGGGGTAGCTCCGCTGAGAGCGCCCTGCCCCGGGCTGGGCCGCGGGAGCCGGGCCGGGGCCTGCACAAGGCGGCGTCTGTGGAGCTGCCGCAGCGCAGGAGCCCCAGCCCGGGAGCCACCCGCCTGGCCCGGGGAGGCCTGGGCGAGGGCGAGTACGCCCAGAGGCTGCAGGCGCTGCGTCAGCGGCTGCTACGAGGAGGTCCGGAGGATGGCAAGGTCAGCGGCCTCAGGGGCCCCCTGCTGGAAAGCCTGGGAGGCCGTGCCCGCGACCCCCGAATGGCGCGGGCTGCCTCCAGCGAGGCAGCGCCACACCACCAGCCGCCACCCGAGACGCGGGGCCTGCAAAAGAGCAGCAGCTTCTCGCAGGGAGAGGCGGAGCCTCGGGGGCGGCACCGCCGCGCCGGGGCACCCCTCGAAATCCCTGTAGCCAGACTTGGGGCCCGCAGGCTACAGGAGTCTCCCTCCTTGTCTGCCCTCAGCGAGGCCCAGCCGCCCAGCCCCGCGCGTCCCAGCGTTCCCAAACCTAGTATCCCCAAACCTAAGGAACCCGCTACTGCCACGCCAGGTGGTTCTCCCCAGCCCTCCGCACCCCTGCCTACCCCCGAGAAGGCCCCAGAGCCCACGCCAGAACCAGGCCGAGCCTCCAGGCCGGCACAGCTCCCCGTGGCTCTGCAAACCCCAGCGCTGCCCCTCACGCCCTATGCCCAGATCATGCAGTCGCTCCAGCTGGCCGGTCACTCCCAGCCCTTACAGAGCCCCCCATCGCCCTCGTCAGAGCCCAAGCCCCACGCGGCCGTATTCGCCAGGGTGGCCTCCCCGCCTCCAGGAGTCCCAGAGAAGCGCTTGCCTTCACCCAGGGCTCCCCCAGTGCTAGTCGAGAAAGCCAGGGTCCCCACGGTACCCCCCAGGCCAGGCAGCAGCCTTAGCAGCAGCATTGAGAACCTAGAGTCAGAGGCGGTGTTCGAAGCCAAGTTCAAGCGCAGCCGCGAATCGCCCCTGTCGCGGGGCCTGCGGCTACTGAGCCGGTCGCGTTCAGAGGAGCGTGGTCCCTTCCGCGGGGCCGAGGACGAGGATGGCATGTACCGGCCCAGCCCGGCGGGAACCCCGCTGGAACTGGTGAGACGGCCAGAACGCTCGCGCTCCGTGCAGGACCTGAGGGCTGTCGGGGAGCCGGGCCTCGTCCGCCGGCTCTCACTGTCGCTGTCCCAGAAGCTGCGGCGGACTCCACCCTCACAGCGCCACCCGGCCTGGGAGGCTCGAGGCGGAGACGGGGAGAGCTCAGAGGGCGGCAGCTCAGCGCGGGGCTCCCCGGTCCTGGCGGTGCGCAGGAGGCTCAGCTCCACGCTGGAGCGGCTGTCCAGCAGGTTACAGCGCAGCGGCAGCAGCGAGGACTCCGGGGGCGCCTCGGGCCGCAGCACGCCGCTGTTTGGACGTCTGCGCAGGGCCACCTCCGAAGGCGAGAGTCTGCGACGCCTTGGCATCCCACACAACCAACTGGCCTCTCAGGCCGGTGCCACTACTCCTTCCGCCGAGTCCCTGGGCTCTGAGGCCAGCGCCACCTCGGGCTCCTCAG CTCCAGGGGAAAGCCGAAGCCGGCTCCGCTGGGGCTTCTCACGGACGCGGAAGGACAAGGGCTTATCACAGCCAAACCTCTCTGCCAGCATCCAAGAGGACTTGGGTCACCAGTATGTGCCCAGTGAGTCAG ACTTCCCCCCAGTCTTCCACATCAAACTCAAGGACCAGGTGCTGCTGGAGGGGGAGGCAGCCACCCTGCTCTGCCTGCCAGCTGCCTGTCCTGCTCCCCGAATCTCCTGGATGAAAG ACAAGCAGTCCCTTCAGTCAGAGCCTTCGGTGGTCATTGTGTCCTGCAAAGATGGAAGGCAGCTGCTGAGCATCCCCCGGGTGGGCAAGCGACATGCCGGGCTGTATGAGTGCTCAGCCACCAATGTCCTAGGCAGCATCACCAGCTCCTGTACTGTGGCTGTGGCCC GTGTCCCAGGAAAACTAGCTCCTCCGGAGGTGCCCCAGACCTATCAGGACACGGCACTGGTGCTGTGGAAGCCGGGAGACAGCCGGGCTCCTTGCACGTACACACTGGAGCGGCGGGTGGATG GGGAGTCTACCTGGCACCCCGTGAGCTCAGGCATCCCTGATTGTTACTACAACGTGACACATCTGCCCATTGGTGTAACTGTGAGGTTCCGCGTGGCCTGTGCCAACCGTGCTGGACAGGGGCCCTTCAGCAACCCTTCTGAGAAGGTCCTCGTCAGGGGCACTCAAG aTTCTTCAGCTCGACCATCTGCTGCTCACCAAGATGCCCCTGTTACCTCAGGGCCAGCCAGGGCCCAGCCTCCTGACTCTCCTACCTCACTGACCCTGAccccagctcccccagccccccagtcAGCCTCTTTCAGCCCCTCAGCCCCTCTCACGCCCCCCAGCCAGGCCTGGTCATCACTCAAGGCTGTGGGTCCACCACCCCAAACCCCCCCACGAAAGCACAGGGGCCTGCAGGCCACTCAGCAACCAGAGCCCACCCTACCCAGTGCCCAGGTCACCCTAAGTGAGCCCAAGTCTTTTGTTCCTGACACTGGGACAGGGACTCCAACCTCCACCCCTCAAGCAGTTAAACCAGCGTCTTCCTCCACTCCCCTGTATATGGTGACTTCCTTTGTGTCTGCACCCCCAGCCCCCGAGCCCCCAGCCCCTGAGCCCCCTCCTGAGCTCACCAAGGTGACTGTGCGGAGCCTCAGCCCAGGCAAAGAGGTGGTCAGCTCCCCTGGGGGCGGCCCCCCCAGGTCCCCCACACCAGAGGGCACTActctgagacagggcctccctcaGAAACCCTACACCTTCCTGGAAGAAAAAGCCAG GGGCCGCTTTGGTGTCGTGCGAGCATGCCGGGAGAATGCCACAGGCCGTACATTTGTGGCCAAGATTGTGCCATATGCAGCAGAGGGCAAACGGCAAGTCCTGCAGGAATACGAAGTGCTCCGGACACTGCACCACGAGCGGCTTATGTCCCTGCATGAGGCCTACATCACCCCTCGGTACCTTGTGCTCATTGCTGAGAGCTGCGGCAACCGGGAACTCCTCTGTGGGCTCAGTGACAG GTTCCGGTATTCTGAAGATGACGTGGCCACCTATGTGGTGCAGCTGCTACAAGGTCTGGACTATCTCCATGGCCGCCACGTGTTACACCTGGACATCAAGCCGGACAATCTGCTGCTGGCCCCTGACAACACCCTCAAGATTGTGGACTTTGGCAGCGCCCAACCCTATAACCCCCAGGCCCTGCGACCCCTTGGCCACCGCACGGGCACGCTGGAGTTCATGG CTCCTGAGATGGTGAAGGGAGAACCCATTGGCTCTGCCACAGATATCTGGGGAGCAGGTGTGCTCACCTACATCAT GCTCAGTGGACACTCTCCATTCTATGAGCCAGACCCCAAAGAAACAGAGGCTCGGATTGTGGGGGGCCGTTTTGATGCCTTCCAGCTATACCCCAACACATCCCAGAGTGCCACCCTCTTCTTGCGAAAGGTTCTCTCAGTACATCCCTG GAGCCGGCCTTCCCTGCAGGACTGCCTGGCCCACCCGTGGCTGCAGGATGCCTATCTGATGAAGCTGCGCCGCCAGACACTCACCTTTACCACCAACCGACTCAAGGAGTTTCTGGGTGAGCAGCGGCGCCGCAGGGCTGAGGCCGCCACCCACCACAAGGTGCTGCTCCGTTCCTACCCTGGCAGCCCCTAG